One region of Agrobacterium tumefaciens genomic DNA includes:
- a CDS encoding RbsD/FucU family protein: MLKNIDPALNADVLHALRAMGHGDTLVISDTNFPSDSVARQTTVGKVLRMDNISAARAMQAILSVLPLDTPLQPSVGRMEVMGAPDQLEPVQVEVQKEIDAAEGKSAPMYGIERFAFYEQAKNAYCVITTGETRFYGCFLLTKGVIPPGK; this comes from the coding sequence ATGCTGAAAAATATCGACCCGGCGCTGAATGCCGATGTTCTTCACGCCCTACGCGCCATGGGTCACGGCGATACGCTGGTGATTTCCGACACCAACTTCCCTTCCGATTCGGTGGCTCGCCAGACAACGGTCGGCAAGGTGCTGCGCATGGACAACATTTCCGCCGCCCGCGCCATGCAGGCGATCCTCTCGGTGCTGCCACTCGACACGCCGCTGCAGCCTTCGGTCGGACGCATGGAAGTGATGGGCGCGCCGGACCAGCTGGAACCCGTACAGGTCGAAGTGCAGAAGGAAATAGACGCGGCGGAGGGAAAATCCGCCCCCATGTACGGTATCGAACGCTTCGCCTTCTATGAACAGGCTAAAAACGCATATTGCGTCATCACAACAGGCGAGACCCGTTTTTACGGCTGCTTCCTGCTGACGAAGGGCGTCATCCCTCCGGGCAAATAA
- a CDS encoding ABC transporter substrate-binding protein, with amino-acid sequence MKTLLSAFTAIVSLGFIATAANAADLVLYTSQPNEDAQATVDGFKAANPGIEVEWVRDGTPKIMAKLMAEISAGNPVADVLLIADTVTLERMKQAGQLMAHKSPEAKNIDASLYDADGYYYSTKLITTGIMYNTAAAMKPTSWKDLAKAEAKGLVTMPSPLTSGAALIHAQTLAAANGLGWDYYKQLKANEAISGGGNGAVLKSVASGEKAYGVVVDYMPIREKAKGAPVEFVFPEEGVSAVTEPVAILKGTKHEEAAKKFVDYVLSEKGQQGFVKLGYIPARADAGMPEGFPARDKLKVLPLNAADALKNSEQDLKTFSDIFGSKG; translated from the coding sequence ATGAAAACGCTGCTTTCCGCTTTTACCGCCATCGTATCGCTCGGCTTCATCGCCACCGCTGCCAATGCTGCCGACCTGGTGCTTTATACCAGCCAGCCGAACGAGGACGCGCAGGCGACCGTTGATGGTTTCAAGGCCGCCAATCCCGGTATCGAAGTCGAATGGGTGCGTGACGGAACGCCGAAGATCATGGCCAAGCTGATGGCTGAGATCAGCGCCGGCAATCCGGTTGCCGACGTGCTCTTGATCGCCGACACCGTCACACTCGAGCGTATGAAGCAGGCTGGCCAGCTTATGGCCCACAAGTCGCCGGAAGCGAAGAACATCGACGCCTCGCTCTACGATGCGGACGGCTATTATTATTCCACCAAGCTCATCACCACCGGCATCATGTATAACACTGCCGCTGCGATGAAGCCGACGAGCTGGAAGGATCTTGCCAAGGCGGAAGCCAAGGGTCTGGTGACCATGCCGAGCCCGCTGACCTCTGGTGCAGCGCTGATCCACGCGCAGACGCTGGCCGCTGCCAACGGCCTCGGCTGGGACTATTACAAGCAGCTGAAGGCCAATGAAGCCATTTCCGGTGGCGGTAACGGCGCGGTGCTGAAGTCGGTTGCATCAGGTGAGAAGGCTTACGGCGTTGTCGTCGACTACATGCCTATCCGCGAAAAGGCCAAGGGCGCCCCGGTGGAGTTCGTTTTCCCGGAAGAGGGCGTTTCGGCCGTGACCGAACCGGTCGCGATCCTCAAGGGTACCAAGCATGAGGAAGCCGCTAAGAAGTTCGTCGACTACGTGCTTTCGGAAAAAGGCCAGCAGGGCTTCGTCAAGCTCGGCTACATCCCCGCGCGCGCTGACGCTGGCATGCCGGAAGGTTTCCCCGCCCGCGACAAGCTCAAGGTCCTGCCGCTCAACGCCGCGGACGCGCTGAAGAACTCAGAGCAGGATCTGAAGACCTTCTCCGATATTTTCGGCTCCAAGGGCTGA
- a CDS encoding aminotransferase-like domain-containing protein, which yields MLDWEQIFATRSSRMKASEIRELLKLLEQPDIISFAGGIPDPALFPAEEFQQAYAEIFSGSQVNSALQYSVSEGYKPLREWLAGEMAEIGIECTADNVFIVSGSQQGLDYLGKLFLSPKDTALVTWPTYLGALSAFNAYEPNYDQLNPGGNRTPEAYRETAAKLGGAVKFAYLSADFSNPTGETVDLAGREKVLALADELDIAVIEDAAYQSLRYDGEAVPPIMALDIARSGGIENTRTIYCGSFSKTLAPGLRVGYIVASAPVIRKLVLMKQAADLHSSTINQIAIERVASRGFDKQVAKIKAAYSARRDAMLAALDKYMPKGTRWTKPEGGMFIWVTLPEGMDGAALLAKSIATEKVAFVPGRAFFADGSGTNTLRISFSCANEAMIEEGMKRLGRLIATAQAETTEVVPAI from the coding sequence ATGCTTGATTGGGAACAAATTTTCGCCACGCGCTCGTCGCGCATGAAAGCGTCTGAAATCCGCGAGCTGCTGAAGCTGCTCGAGCAGCCCGATATCATTTCCTTTGCCGGCGGTATTCCGGACCCGGCTCTTTTCCCCGCAGAGGAGTTCCAGCAGGCTTATGCGGAAATTTTTTCGGGTTCGCAGGTCAACTCGGCGCTGCAATATTCGGTGAGCGAAGGTTACAAGCCGCTGCGCGAATGGCTGGCGGGCGAAATGGCCGAGATCGGCATTGAATGCACTGCCGACAACGTCTTCATCGTTTCGGGTTCGCAGCAGGGTCTCGACTACCTCGGCAAGCTGTTCCTGTCGCCGAAGGATACCGCGCTGGTAACCTGGCCGACCTATCTCGGCGCACTTTCCGCCTTCAACGCCTATGAGCCGAATTACGACCAGCTCAATCCCGGCGGCAACCGCACGCCCGAAGCTTACCGCGAAACCGCGGCCAAGCTCGGCGGCGCGGTGAAGTTCGCTTATCTCTCTGCCGATTTCTCCAATCCGACCGGGGAAACCGTTGATCTTGCCGGCCGCGAAAAGGTTCTGGCGCTGGCTGACGAGCTGGATATCGCCGTCATCGAAGACGCCGCCTATCAGTCGCTGCGTTACGACGGCGAAGCGGTTCCGCCGATCATGGCGCTCGACATTGCCCGCTCGGGCGGCATCGAGAACACCCGCACCATCTATTGCGGCAGCTTCTCCAAGACGCTCGCACCCGGCCTTCGTGTCGGTTACATCGTCGCGTCTGCGCCTGTTATCCGCAAGCTGGTGCTGATGAAGCAGGCCGCAGACCTGCATTCCTCGACGATCAACCAGATCGCCATCGAACGTGTCGCTTCGCGCGGCTTCGACAAACAGGTCGCCAAGATCAAGGCCGCCTACAGCGCCCGCCGCGATGCGATGCTGGCTGCGCTCGACAAATACATGCCGAAGGGCACGCGCTGGACCAAGCCGGAAGGCGGCATGTTCATCTGGGTCACCCTGCCGGAAGGCATGGATGGCGCCGCACTGCTGGCAAAATCCATCGCAACGGAGAAGGTCGCCTTCGTTCCGGGTCGCGCCTTCTTTGCCGATGGCTCGGGCACGAACACGCTGCGCATAAGCTTCTCCTGCGCCAATGAGGCGATGATCGAGGAAGGCATGAAGCGGCTTGGCCGATTGATTGCGACGGCGCAGGCGGAGACGACCGAAGTGGTTCCGGCGATTTGA